Genomic window (Streptomyces sp. RerS4):
CGATGGTGAGCCGCTGGCGCTCGCCTCCGGAGAGCCGGTAGCCGCGCTCGCCGACGACCGTGTCCAGCCCGTCCGGCAGGGAGGCGACGAGCCCGTCCAGACGGGCGCGGCGCAGGGCCTCCCAGATCTCCTCCTCGTCCGCCTCCGGCCGGGCCAGCAGCAGGTTCGCCCGGACCGACTCGTGGAAGAGGTGCCCGTCCTGGGTGACCATGCCGAGGGTCTCGCGCACCGAGTCGGCCGTGAGGTCGCGTACGTCCACCCCGCCGATCCGCACCGCGCCCTCGTCCGCGTCGTACAGGCGGGGCAGGAGCTGGGCGATGGTCGACTTGCCGGCCCCGGACGAGCCGACGAGGGCGATCATCCGGCCGGGCTCGGCGCGGAACGACACCTCGTGCAGCACCCGCGTGCCGCCCCTGGTGTCGAGGGTGGCGACCTCCTCCAGGGAGGCGAGGGACACCTTGTCGGCGGAGGGGTAGCCGAACGACACCCCGTCGAACTCCACCGCGACGGGCCCGTCTGGCACCCGACGCGCGTCCGGCTTCTCGGCGATCAGCGGCTTCAGGTCCAGCACCTCGAAGACCCGCTCGAAGCTGACCATGGCGCTCATCACCTCGACGCGGGCCCCGGCGAGCGCGGTCAGCGGCGCGTACAGCCGGGTCAGGAGCAGCGCCAGCGCGACCACCGAGCCGGCTTCCAGGGTGCCGCGCACGGCGTAGTAGCCGCCCAGCCCGTAGACCAGCGCGAGGGCCAGCGCCGAGACCAGGGTGAGGGCGGTGATGAACGCCGACTGGGCCATCGCCGTACGGATGCCGATGTCCCGGACGCGGGCGGCGCGGGCCGCGAACTCGGCGGACTCGTCGGCGGGTCGCCCGAAGAGCTTGACGAGGGTGGCCCCGGGCGCGGAGAACCGTTCGGTCATCTGCGTGCCCATCGCGGCGTTCAGCGCCGACGCCTCCCGCTGCATCCCGGCCATACGGGCCCCCATCCGCCGGGCCGGCAGCACGAACACCGGCAGCAGCACGAGGGCCAGGACGGTGATCTGCCAGGAGATGGTCAGCATCACGGCGAGCGTCAGCAGCAGGGTCACGGTGTTGGCGACGACCCCGGAGAGGGTGTTGCTGAAGGCCCGTTGGGCGCCGATGACGTCGTTGTTCAGGCGGCTGACCAGGGCCCCCGTCCGGGTCCGGGTGAAGAAGGCGACCGGCATGCGCTGCACGTGGTCGAAGACCGCCGTGCGCAGGTCGAGGATCAGCCCCTCCCCGAGCGTGGCGGAAAGCTTGCGCGTCAGCAGCCCGAGCGCCGCCTCGGCGACCGCGATCACCGCGATCAGCAGCGCGAGCCGGGTGACGTACCCGCTGTCGCCGCCGTCGACGATGGCGTCCACGATCCGGCTCGCCAGCAGCGGCGTGGCCACGGCGAGCAGCGCGCCGGCCACGCTCAGCAGCAGGAACAGGATCAGCCCGCGCCGGTGGGGGCGGGCGAAGGCGGCGACGCGGCGCAGGCTCGCGCGGGAGAACGGGCGACGGCCCTGCTGGGCGTTGATCGCGCTGTGGAGCGAGGTCCACGCGGTGACTTCCATGTCCATGCCCCCACGCTAGAACCTCAACCAAACCTGAGGTCAAGGAAGCGGTGCGGGACCACCCGTCCGGGCAGCCGACTCGGCCAACTCCCTTTTGGCAGGCGGTGATTCGGACGCCGACGGAACCTCGTCCCTGTCGGTGCCGGGTGCCATCATCGGAGCATGACGCAGGCATCGCAGTCAGCCCACCCCGACAGCCCGTCCGTCGGCACCGCCGTGCACCGCTTCGAACACCACGTCCGCGAGACCCCGCAGGCCATCGCCCTGATCCACGGATCGGAGCGCGTGACCTACGGGCAACTCGACGCGCGCGCCGAGCGGTTGGCCCACGACCTGAGAGCGCGGGGCCTGCCCGCGCGGGCCCGCGTCGCGATCGGCACGGCCCGGCAGCAGGACCTCGTCGTCGCCCTCCTCGCCGTACTGAAGGCGGGCGCGGCTCATGTCCTCGTCGACGCGCTCGACGCGCGCACCGGACGGCGGCAGCTCGCCGCGCTCTCCGCGCAGGCGGCACGGCCGCACCTCCTGCTCACCGACGGCCCCGGTCGCGCCCGCCTCGACGAGGGACACGGCCTGCCCGTACTCCGCCTCGACACGCCGGACGACCGGGCTGACGTGCCTCCACAGGACGTGCCTCCACAGGACGCGCCTCCACAGGGGCGTGTCCCCGGGGCCCGCACCGCCGGCGCCGGCGCCGCCGAGGACCCGCCCGCCGCCGTCCTGCTCACCGGGGCCGCCGACCCGCGCCCCGTCGTCGTCGGGCACCGAGCGCTGCTCGCCGCCCTCGACGGCTGGATCGAGGTCGCCCGCCTCACCCCCGAGGACCGCCACCTCTTCACCGGCCCCCCGGACGCCACCGCCTTCGCCACCGGCTGGACCCGCGCCCTGTGCACCGGAGGCGCCCTCGTCCTGCCCGAGGCGGCCCTCTGGAACCCGGGCGACCTCGCGGACACCGTCCGGCGCGAAGGCGTCACCGTGGTGTACGCCGACCCCGGCAGCGCCGTACGCCTGACCGCCCGCGCGGACGGAGCCCCGTCCGCCACCGGCCCGCGTACCCCCGACGACCGGCTCCGCTCCCTGCGGCTGCTGGCCGTCGGCGGAGACCGGCTCCACCTCGACGAGCAGACGGCCCTCCAGGACCGGCTGCGCACCGGCGCCCGCGTCCTCAACGTCTACGCCCCCACCGAGTGCGCCGGCGCCGGAACCTTCTTCGAACTGTCCCAACACCCCCGCCCGTCGGAGGACACCGGGCACCTGTCGCTGCTCGGTACGCCCTTCCCCGGCTGCCGGGTCCACGTACGCGACGGGGAGATCCACCTCGCCCCGCCCGGCGGCGCGAACGCCCTGCCCACCGGGGACCTCGGGCGGATCCGCCCCGACGGCCTGCTGGAGTTCGGCGGTCGGCTGCGCGACCGGATCACCCTGGACGACGGCAGCCGCCTCGACCCGTACACCGTCGAGTCCGCGATCCGCTCGCACCCCGGCTTCGGCGGCGCGGTGGTCCTGCCCCTGCCGCTGCCCGCCGGGGCGCGGACCACGCTCGTGGCCTACGTCACCCCGACGCCGGACAATCCCGGGTGGGCGCGCCTCGGCCCCTCGCAGGACCTCGACGGCCTACGGGACCACCTGGCGGGTCGCGTGCCGCGCGCCGCGACGCCGCAGCGGCTCGTGCGCCTGCGCACCCTGCCCCGCGACCGGACCGGCCGCGAGGACCGGCAGGGCGCACCGCGACCGCCGACGGCTTTGCCCGCGACCGGCTCCAAGTACGGCGGCCGCGCCCGGTCGAAGACCGGACCCATGGCCTGGGGTTGGGGGATCGGCATCCTGTTGATCCCGCTGGTGCCGATCGTCATGCTCGCGACGTTCTTCCTGTGGCCGGGCTCCACCGACCTCACCGGGGTCCCGGCGCCCTGGCGCCACCTCTTCCTCCTCCTCTACTTCTTCGAGTCGCTGGCCTTCCTCTACGGGCTGGCGTTCCTGCTGTGGGGCAAGAAGTCGCTGAAGGCCCGTGGTCGGGGGAAGGGCATGACCACCGCCGCCCACCTGGCGCTGTCGTACCTGCTGATCGCCTGGTGGCCGCAGGACAACCTCTACCGGCTCGCGGCCAAGACGGACTGGTCCCGCCAGGCCGCCCTCGTCTACACCTTCAACGTCCCCCTGATGATCGCGGCGATCCTGGTGATCCGCTTCGTGACCTGGAGCCCGGCCCCGGATCGGGCCCGGAAGGGGGCGGACGCGGTCGAGGCGGCGGACGCGGCGGACTGAGCCGCGAACCCGTCCAGCCCCGCGCCCGCCCCGAGGCAGCGCTCCCGCACCCACTGCTCGGCCGCGTCCAATACGGCGGCATCGTGCGCGGCCACCACCACCCCGAGCCACGGCGCCGGATCGAAGGCCCCCGTCGGGATGGCCGGCACGAACACCGCCCCCGACCGGGCGCACTCCCGCGCCAACTCCTCGCACAGCTCCATCGCCTGCGGCGGCGCCAGCCGCGCCCCCAACTCCACCCGGTCCACGATCCGTACGAGGTGCCCCGCGCCCCGAAGCTCATCGAGGCGGGCCGCCACCATGAAGGCGACCGAGGGGCCGGTCAGCCGCAGGTTCGTCTCGGTCGGCGCGAACCGCCCCTCCCGGTCGGCGACGAAGTCCACGTCGAACCAGCCCCGGTACCCGGCGGCGGCCAACTCCCGCCCCACCGCCGCCCCGAACGCCCGCAGCGCCCGCGCCGCACCGGCGGACACCACCCCGGGGCCCACCGTCGCC
Coding sequences:
- a CDS encoding AMP-binding protein; its protein translation is MTQASQSAHPDSPSVGTAVHRFEHHVRETPQAIALIHGSERVTYGQLDARAERLAHDLRARGLPARARVAIGTARQQDLVVALLAVLKAGAAHVLVDALDARTGRRQLAALSAQAARPHLLLTDGPGRARLDEGHGLPVLRLDTPDDRADVPPQDVPPQDAPPQGRVPGARTAGAGAAEDPPAAVLLTGAADPRPVVVGHRALLAALDGWIEVARLTPEDRHLFTGPPDATAFATGWTRALCTGGALVLPEAALWNPGDLADTVRREGVTVVYADPGSAVRLTARADGAPSATGPRTPDDRLRSLRLLAVGGDRLHLDEQTALQDRLRTGARVLNVYAPTECAGAGTFFELSQHPRPSEDTGHLSLLGTPFPGCRVHVRDGEIHLAPPGGANALPTGDLGRIRPDGLLEFGGRLRDRITLDDGSRLDPYTVESAIRSHPGFGGAVVLPLPLPAGARTTLVAYVTPTPDNPGWARLGPSQDLDGLRDHLAGRVPRAATPQRLVRLRTLPRDRTGREDRQGAPRPPTALPATGSKYGGRARSKTGPMAWGWGIGILLIPLVPIVMLATFFLWPGSTDLTGVPAPWRHLFLLLYFFESLAFLYGLAFLLWGKKSLKARGRGKGMTTAAHLALSYLLIAWWPQDNLYRLAAKTDWSRQAALVYTFNVPLMIAAILVIRFVTWSPAPDRARKGADAVEAADAAD
- a CDS encoding ABC transporter ATP-binding protein; the encoded protein is MDMEVTAWTSLHSAINAQQGRRPFSRASLRRVAAFARPHRRGLILFLLLSVAGALLAVATPLLASRIVDAIVDGGDSGYVTRLALLIAVIAVAEAALGLLTRKLSATLGEGLILDLRTAVFDHVQRMPVAFFTRTRTGALVSRLNNDVIGAQRAFSNTLSGVVANTVTLLLTLAVMLTISWQITVLALVLLPVFVLPARRMGARMAGMQREASALNAAMGTQMTERFSAPGATLVKLFGRPADESAEFAARAARVRDIGIRTAMAQSAFITALTLVSALALALVYGLGGYYAVRGTLEAGSVVALALLLTRLYAPLTALAGARVEVMSAMVSFERVFEVLDLKPLIAEKPDARRVPDGPVAVEFDGVSFGYPSADKVSLASLEEVATLDTRGGTRVLHEVSFRAEPGRMIALVGSSGAGKSTIAQLLPRLYDADEGAVRIGGVDVRDLTADSVRETLGMVTQDGHLFHESVRANLLLARPEADEEEIWEALRRARLDGLVASLPDGLDTVVGERGYRLSGGERQRLTIARLLLARQRVVILDEATAHLDSTSEAAVQEALAEALAGRTAVVIAHRLSTVQAADLILVVEDGRIVERGTHTELLAAGGRYEELYRTQFAGAGRGSGGAVATTGA